In the Oreochromis aureus strain Israel breed Guangdong linkage group 14, ZZ_aureus, whole genome shotgun sequence genome, one interval contains:
- the LOC120432792 gene encoding olfactory receptor 142-like has protein sequence MMNSSQVSYFTLTAYLDSGALKYLYFTVVVFLYIVIVTANILLIVVICVNRSLHEPMYMFLCSLFVNELYGSTGLFPFLLLQILSDVHTVSAPLCFLQIFCVHTYGTAELTNLVVMSYDRYLAICCPLQYHTRMSSSKVSMLIALMWFSSFLGITLLISLSAPLQLCGNIINKVYCDNYSIVKLACSDTTVNNICGLISTSLTTISSVSLILYTYMRILKVCFSGSKQTRQKAISTCTPHLASLLNFSCGAFFETAQSRFNMKHVPNRVRIFLSLYWLICPPLCNPLLYGLNLTKIRNQNPSVLAPEKVFAQGTKQARTAPASMSSC, from the exons ATGATGAACTCTTCACAGGTTTCATATTTCACACTCACTGCCTACCTCGACAGCGGGGCtttgaaatatttatatttcacagttgttgtgtttttatatattgttATTGTTACTGCCAACATCCTGCTGATTGTGGTTATCTGTGTGAACAGAAGCTTACATGAACCTATGTACATGTTTCTGTGCAGCCTGTTTGTGAATGAGCTGTATGGTAGTACAGGGCTGTTTCCGTTCCTCCTGCTTCAGATCCTCTCTGATGTTCAcactgtttctgctcctctgtgCTTCCTGCAGATCTTCTGTGTGCACACATATGGAACTGCAGAGCTAACTAACTTAGTCGTCATGTCTTATGACAGATATCTTGCAATATGTTGTCCTCTTCAATATCACACACGAATGAGTTCTAGTAAGGTATCCATGCTCATTGCTCTAATGTGGTTTTCCTCGTTTCTTGGAATCACGCTTTTGATTTCTCTAAGTGCTCCTCTACAGCTGTGTGGGAACATCATTAACAAAGTGTACTGTGACAACTATTCTATTGTTAAACTGGCCTGTTCTGACACCACAGTCAATAACATCTGTGGACTTATTTCCACTTCTCTCACCACCATATCCTCTGTCTCTCTGATTCTCTACACCTACATGAGGATCCTGAAAGTCTGTTTTTCTGGATCCAAACAGACCCGACAGAAAGCCATCAGCACCTGCACGCCTCATCTCGCTTCTCTGCTCAACTTTTCCTGTGGTGCCTTCTTTGAAACTGCGCAAAGCAGATTCAACATGAAACATGTCCCAAATAGGGTGCgtatttttttatcattataCTGGCTCATATGCCCACCGCTCTGTAATCCTTTACTTTATGGACTGAATCTGACCAAAATCCGA aatcagaaccCTTCAGTGCTAGCACCAGAGaaagtgttcgcccagggcaccaaacaggctaggaccgccccTGCTTCCATGTCTTCTTGTTAA
- the LOC116319583 gene encoding olfactory receptor 4S2-like encodes MTNLSQVSYFIFSAYFDTGPFKYLYFTIVMSLYVFIFGSNLLLIVVICVNRSLHEPMYLFLCSLFVNELYGSTGLFPFLLLQILSDVHTVSAPLCFLQIFCLYTYANIEFYNLAIMSYDRYLAICYPLQYHTHMTLNKVAKLIVLTWFFPILNIVVMISLNASLQLCGHTVDTLYCNNYSVMKLACFDTTVNNIYGLVYTFTVLIGLAFLNLFTYVKILKVCFSGSKQTRQKAISTCTPHLASLLNFSFGCFFEIVQSRFNMSRAPMILRVFLSIYFLTCQPVFNPVLYGLKLTKIQLICKSLLFGKI; translated from the coding sequence ATGACAAACCTTTCACAGgtttcatatttcatttttagtGCCTACTTTGACACTGGGCCATTCAAATACTTATATTTCACTATTGTCATGTCTCTGTATGTGTTTATATTTGGATCTAACCTCCTGCTGATTGTGGTTATCTGTGTGAACAGAAGCTTACATGAACCTATGTACCTGTTTCTGTGCAGCCTGTTTGTGAATGAGCTGTATGGTAGTACAGGGCTGTTTCCGTTCCTCCTGCTTCAGATCCTCTCTGATGTTCAcactgtttctgctcctctgtgCTTCCTGCAGATCTTCTGTCTCTACACTTATGCAAATATAGAGTTTTATAATTTAGCCATCATGTCCTATGACAGGTATCTTGCTATCTGCTATCCTCTACAGTATCACACACATATGACGTTAAACAAGGTTGCCAAGCTGATCGTTCTCACATGGTTTTTCCCTATTCTGAATATAGTTGTGATGATATCACTGAATGCCTCACTGCAGCTGTGTGGACACACTGTTGACACACTGTACTGCAACAATTACTCTGTCATGAAACTGGCCTGCTTTGACACAACAGTTAATAACATCTATGGACTCGTGTACACATTCACTGTACTAATTGGTCTTGCATTCCTAAACTTGTTCACATATGTTAAGATTCTTAAAGTGTGTTTTTCTGGATCCAAACAGACCCGACAGAAAGCCATCAGCACCTGCACGCCTCACCTCGCTTCTCTGCTCAACTTTTCATTTGGTTGCTTCTTTGAAATAGTGCAGAGCAGGTTTAACATGAGCAGAGCTCCCATGATCTTACGCGTTTTCCTATCGATATATTTTCTCACTTGCCAACCAGTTTTCAACCCCGTCCTGTACGGACTCAAACTAACCAAAATCCAGCTCATATGTAAAAGTCTTTTATTTGGTAAGATATGA